The sequence GGGCAAATATTtatgataacaataataatatgTAGTTCCTAaaggttttttaatttttgaaaaacctAAAATCTACGACAACTTTCATTGCTATATTCTTATATGCGTTCACACTGAGGAAGTCCTTATCACCACACAAGGCTTTAAATTCATCCGCGCATGCtaaaaaagaaggaaaatgtAATGATTGGGGCAAGTAttcatgataacaataatgatagTTCCTAaaggttttttaatttttgaaaaacctAAAATGGTTTTTCGACCTACACAAATATGCATAAGTAGCTTCTTCAGCGAAGTGAGACACCTGAGAGTGTTTTCACAATTTGAGGCTTCTCGGTTTACCAAAAAACCGTACGGGCAGCATACGTGTATTGTCgactaaaaaatatttgtttatgaATGGATTTTCAGTCGTTCAAGGACCTTTAATTCTAAGAGCGTGTCACTGGATTCGGCCTTTTCCCTACTGGTTTATATGCCTTGGACCCCTTCAGCGTATGCTATTTTCACAATTAATGCTTTTAGACACCACCCAATGAAACAGCTATTGCCAATTCATGGCACCCAGTGATTCTCTTAGCGCCCCTTGGCGCTGAAGATCAGGAGCTGATCGCCGAACATTCGATTGGTCAAGCGTTGGGAGTGAATCCGCCGTGCGGTTTTGTAGCAAATACCTCATAAAATATATGTTTTGATGCTATGCGCTGTAATACTTAATCAAAGTCTGTCAATGAATTATTGAAATGAGACTCTGGTTTaataaaaaatatgttaaactATTGTACCGTATTCATCAGGACTTTAAAATTCGACATTGTGTTGTCGTGTGAAATTGGGGTGTCGAGATCATCAGAAAAGGACTGTGATTTATTTCCGAGAGGGACTGTACGTACCTTTCTTGTCATCGCCAGATAAGTTATACCTCTTGTGTACTGCCTGGATTACCTCTTTTAGGCGCGACGCATCCGATGGAAATGCCCTGTTGAACAGCCCAGTCACCAAAGCTGAAACCAATTAAGTACACTTGAGTGCCATATTTTCGCGGATTTTGTTAATAACCTAAATTTGCGGAGACAAAAATTgcgaaaattatttttttattcataaatTTTCGCGAATCGCGGAAATTATTAATCAACAGAGTAATGAATACATTGCCCAATTCGTTAAAGCAACGACAATTGTCAGTTTTTGGTCAAAGGGAGAACATATGTacgccattgttacatcctgtATCCTTTGTTTGTCGTGCAATTCTGGTAACCACACCTACTATGTATAGGGATGACCCCATGCAATGGTACCATACTGAAGAGTTTCATATTCTGTTTTTGCTACATTGGGTGGTACGTTTTGGTGGCATTAACAACTCTAGTTTCACGCCAACAACAGTCAAACCCGTGCCCGTGCATTGGCTTCGTAAAATTTCTGATATTAAAATCTCATTGTCTTCCTTAAAGGTATACATTTGTATTGAGGGTACAAGAAGTTAACCCGTTGAAATGTTATCTTACCACGGCCACTCAATTCCTGTGCGCCCTCTTCCATGAATTCGTGGATGACTGCATCCACGTAATCTTCCGTGTCCTCGGTCAGTCTAAGTTTCTCGGCGACCCAAGGGATCAGCTCCGCACGGTCCGCAACATTGTCACCATCGGTGTTGTAATCCAACAAGGAGGCAAGCAGCCTACTGTAACTTGTAACCCCGAGGAATTCTCCCAGGGTAACTGTACCATCGGCATCTgtaaaatttataaaaattgATTAGAGTCAACATTCTCAGCACCTTTCTTTCAGAACTTTGTACATTGGCCGCCAAAAAGACAGCAGAGCAAGGTAAATTTAGGCCTCGATCGGTGTGAGCGGGATTGGTTTGAAGACAACAGACTGTGTAGTATTTTGCAAGGTCTGGGTTCTTTGAACTACGATCTCGAGGAAAACGTAATGGCAACAAGACGTAATGTTGCTGTTTAGGTGACTGACAATGCTGCCAGACCTTGCGTATCACATTGGTCGACTTACTTCTGTCTATATCATGGAACCTGCTCATCCGGTTGTTGACCGCATGCCGAAGGTCACCACGGGTTTGCTTGCCGAAAGGTAGCCCCTTCAGGTAGCCCCGGACGTACTCCATATACTCCGCCCTTGTGACGGATTGGCGGCCGTTGGATGACTTCATGAATGCCTCGGTTTGAACTGAAACAGAATAGAAAAAATGTCATTGCATACTGCCATCCACACTTAAAAATATCATAACGGGGTAACTAACATTTGTTGAGGTGTTGTGCTGGTATTTCAGCTTCATATACTTACATTCCCGTTCCGCAGGGCTGATGGAGAAGATAGTCATAACTGCTTCAACCACTTTGGCGACACGTTCGTGGGCAGAGGGGCAGATAAGTGCGAAGAGACCATCGATCACATCTGAAATTATTAACAGGATGACGGAATTGTAAATTGTGACTGGTTAAAATTGTATAACGGATGCTTTAGATTTGATGAAAGAAAAGACCGAGCTGGCGGTCCTTCGTTGTCTCAATGAACAACCTGTTGTTGGACCAAAAATGCGTGCAAAAACCAGAGGCTCCAGCGGAGGCTTGTGGACGTAACTTACAGTCTATCCATTGGAGCGGTCCTGGTTTGAAAACCAAGGACCTACGACAGACAGCGAGTAGAGGTGCGACTATAAAGGTTTCAGAGTGAGCGTCTGCCATCAAATTAAAatctggcggtcattggttgcgatgaccaccgcaaacgtTTTTCGTCGCATGCAATCATAATTGTAGGTCGTTTAACAAATGTCGATCGTTTGCGGGCGGTTAAAAACTCATGGAATTTCTCTCTGAGAAGAAATCCAGGACAGAACATCTCATGTATAGAAGTCATTTCAATGAATTGCATATGATGGTAATGACAAAGTTCCGTTTTTAGCATTTAAACTTACCCTGTGTGATCAGATCTTTCTCTGCAGGCCTGGTTTCTGGCCGGAATTCCTTCGAGAAGGCCTCGTAGTCCTTCTCAAGGCTCATGTCACACCAATTTTCGATGAATTTCTTAACTTCTTCCTTGCTCATCTCCCCGTCATAGCCATCACCTTCGCCGCATAGGATGGAGTCCAATTTATTCAAAACTTCCGCGTTGAAGAATTCGGTTTTGGAAACTTTGCCATCGCCGTCTGAAATGAGAAATGTCATATGTAACCTATAGTATAACCCACAAGCTTTTATTTAGCGTATGTCTCGGTTGTTTGGTTGGTGGCTAATCTCACAAAAAAACCCGTTTCGGTGGAGAAGTGCCGAATAATGTAAATGGCTAAATTGCAACAAGAAATTCATGTAATGAGATCAAACAAACTGGAAACCAAAAACATTGATCTCAGCTTCATGCGGCAGAAATTTGGTATATCAAATAGGCCCCTACACATGTTTTTGGAGTTATTTTTAGATCTAacgaatgtaggcctactgtaataGTTTTGTGTCACCTTGTACGAGTTGGGTTTGTTCGGGTTTTTCGTATCGTTTTTCGATAGCTCTCAAACGCCACCTAGCTGCAAGTGAAGGAACTTTGCACTGTAGCAGTACCAAATAACCACAAACTAACAACAAACTCAATGAAGATACCTACTTGCGTCGCGTTTCTTGATGGCATTCACCTTATATTTCCCAATGGAGTCTCTTGCGGTTTGAGGTAACTGCTTATATCTCGGATTATCAGCGATCTCCTTCTTGATCTGGTCCGCCAACACATCCATCGTGATGAATTCCTTCCCATCTCGCAGTCGATCCCACTTCTCAAGCAATTCTAAAAGCACCAAAAAGCAATGCACCTTATTACCGATGCAGAAGGAGAAAACATCCGCCTTGGAAAAAGCTTTCGACCCAACTTGATTGTATTTTGAAGGGTTGTGGTAAGTATATGTTTCTAAAAAGGCCACGACTAGCTTTAGTGCCTGGGGGTAACGGCGTGCAAAAATAATGCAAGAGAGAGATTATTGGAATTATTCATCCAATGACCCTCCAAaatttgaatcaaaatggtagcTGGTCACAAACACcaaaaggaggctttttccgacttctttaaTAACGGTTCACCAACTTTCTCcagatttatccgacaaaagtccatCGTTGTCCGGGTTtttcctgaaaggtcggatttctaaaagacatgtgaaaaaagaacttcccaaaatagggcaataaagatcgAAGGCCTATGTTGagtggggttaatgaggtgcgAACCAAACACTCAAGAGTGACCCTAattgtgaatactaattagctcactcaattacatgtaggtcacctcattaaccaAATTCAACACAGGTCTATGATCTTTAATCCCCAATTTTGGGAGGCCCTCGAATTTTTTCATAGGCTTTCCagaatccgacctttcaggaaaAATGCTGACAATGTCGAactttgtcggataaatcatgTAAAAGTTGGAGAAACCATTAAGAAGTCGAAAAAAGCCTCCTAGTGAAAGCTCTTTAACTGTGGTATGGTAGCTAAAGCCCTGTTGTATTTTTCTTGAAGTGTTACTCACCCTTCGTCAATTCTTCATCAGgtaaaacactttttttcaggCCAGGGAGGAGTCTCACAATTCGGtccattttctgaaaaagtaCCTATCTGGTTCATAGATCATCGAGTTATAAGCGATTTTTGCTACATAGAAAATTATATGATTGGCAGTTTACTATGAGAAAGGAATCTGAATTTAAAGGTTGTCCATAGGTACCACCTTTCAAAACCTGGGAGgccgttctctggaaaacagagAACAGACCCCCTACCCTTGAAATTGTCattaacttcattttgaaggagttctaaatggcttgaggatttcaagttctagccaaaatggtggtgctcattcatggtcaacccttaactccCATTCTTTTGGCTGTAACTTTTACCTTAATTTAAGAAAAACCCTTTGCTTCAGCTAACGAGCACGACTTCAACACAAAATAAATGTCAGAATGATATGTTCCACGTAAAATGCTATTCCAATCTACTGGGACAGCAATGTTTTAAAATAGTCAGCCGTTTCCTCAAGATTGGTAGTTCTAGATTTCACATCGAACGTTGTAGCGATGACCGAATAAAATTGTCGCAGATACCACCCTTAATACCAATACATTAAGGTTGCAGGTTATGGCCGGCTGCGTGCAGTAGTGAAGCTCACGGGGAATATCACACGGAATGAACAGACATTTCAGACAGGACCTTACCTACCTTGCTTGGGTACGGAAATCGGGATGTATCAATGGTGTGCAGACGTGAAAATGACTGGGCTTTTATGGGCACGACTGTATATACTTGTCCGGGCGGGGTGGCACTGAACTGTAACGGCCTTTTCAAAGTGGGCGTGTTGGGTTATTCGGGACCAAAGCTCAGAATGTTGCAACGTAGGCCTATGGAGAGAACCTACTTTATATAAAGCCTGTTCAGCCTTAAAAACAAGTCATGCATTAAATAACTTAATAATATGTAAGAATATTTAAAGCCAAGTTTTTTAATAGTGTCAAAGGTTATATAATCTTATGGTTAGGGTGACGAGGGGGTTGTCTGTTAGAACAGGTGATGTTGATGATCACTCATTCTAATAGGTTCGGGTTATTATTATTCCTTCAATGCCTTGAAGGTCATTCTAAATGGATGGTCGGGTCGACTTGGGCCACACCATTGGACACACACAAAGGGCGAATGGCATTGATGTCTGTGTGAGCGAGGTGGCAACGACCTGGGCAACAGGTGGGTCAGACTGGTGTCGCCGTGTATTGTGGTTATGTATTGTATGACAAAGTCACTGTGCCAGTACACATAGAATACTTTGTCAATCATTTATTCCATGACCAATGCAGGTTTATGCACGGAGTTGTGTCAATGGGGAAAAAGAGGCATAAACCGGTGAAAAAGTTCGAAATGTCCAAGCGTAAGCGTATGtcccgggaacaaaggattctacaaTGCAACTTTCCATGTACTCTCTGAGGTGAGATGATGTGCGTTAATACATTGTCGCAATACATTGTCGTCAATTCATTGTCGCACGTGATCTCTCTAGCCACATACATACTATCATTCGACAGAATATACAGGGCCAGTCTCATTCTCGATGGTGCCAGTTTCGACTGCTTCACCAGCGTTGACCCGTTGATACAGCACTCGTAAAGACTAGTGCATATAAACATTTTTGCTTCAGTTTTGTGCAAAAAGGCCGAGTCTAAAAAGAAAATGAACTTTTTAGTAAAAGCATCCACTAGACTTTATTCATCTCACCCATGGGACCGTATTTTACTTGCTACGGCAAGAGAGGTGCGGCAGACATTTAAAAACAACCCGGGTTGAAGCAACCACGCGTGGCCTAACACTTTTTTATGCTAAAGTGATGTTCCGTAACGATGTGTTCTCGACGACTTCTTGTCACAAACAATACTGAGCGCTGAAGAATGTGAGCCGGGACGACGGGAATTATATCTGACCTCCAAATGAATTTTTTGAAGTGCCGAAAAGTCGTATTTAACTACACACGAagatgaaaataacattttgaaACGATTTTAAAACTCAGTAGGAAATATCGTCGTTTCTTAGATCCAGCACCAGATTCACTGAGCAATGCATAGCCAATTTTCAAAGTGTATAATTTTTATTGTTACATTCTGCATTTTGCATTTGCATACTTTTTTAATGCTTAGAGCATGAAGCTAGTTGGCTTCATAGTCAGAGCAAGTCGGTACACGACGCACAGGCGCGGTGCATGTCatttccagcggtattgcctccagTTACCCATACGCACGTTGGCTCTAAGCAgacaatacattgagggtcaagatggtccGGTACTAACTTCCCCTCGTCAGAGTCATTAGAACTACACGCTTGCGTGATAGAGCTTATCTGTGCAAATTATTGGTTCGCAGGAATTCCTTGACAGTATTAATCTGCTTCACTGGTTGCCTTCACAGCTCTCGATAAAGGGTCATTATGACATCATCTAATTGTGACTTGTTCGGATCATCCGCCATGTCCGCTCATCAAGTTTCGAACGACTGCATCCATTCAAAGGAATTGACCTTCAGTGAGCCGATGTCGTATGGACTGGCGTTGCTTAGGCCCTATTGATAATTACTGACCGGATGCACAAGGTAATTGCATGTGTAAATCTTGCACTTTTGGAACGTGTTTCAGAACGTGGTTATAAAAATCGCCCCATTCAAAAATGAGTAAATCGACTTCTAGCTTTTTTTCAAGGACACGGCTTGAGCCAATTTTGACTCGATGTCTTCTTGAAAGTATCTCCCATATGGATTTCAACGTTTCGTTCTTTATGCTATAGGATATAAAATTATTGAAGATGCCAGAGTTTTGATTTACTGACACTGCCATAGTTTCATTGGGGTCTcccaaaaatatttggacttcgaaaatgtttcagaattttgaacttatgaaaaaattcaacgcTGAATGATGATAtgtttttgggactgatgatgtttcttcaatttgagcagaaaaaaaaccaagtgaaaaaagattttggactttaaattttttttcatctttcagagttcaaTTTTTTCACTAAagttcaaaatgatgaaaaatgataatgtctctttattttgagcagaaaaaaatcaagtgaaaaaaattgttggacTTGAATTTTATTTTAAAACCGAACATCACTAGGCAACTATACATGAATCGCCATAATGCATGGGTACAATACAACCCGGGGACTTGGACGGCGACGTCATGGCCATGTTGATTAACCCGGGTGGGGACCGCGAGGAAGGTCGGAGCTGAGAAATGAATGCTGCCAAACACTCAAGTCGCATTTCGATCTCATGGCATTTTTGGCGGCTTTTTTaacataaaatgaaatgaaatgcgcGAAGTATGTAATTGGAACTACATTGGCTTCCCGTAAAGGTCCTTGGTTTTCCATACAGGCCGTCTGCAGTCACAATCCGTGATCCGTTCCGTAATCCGTGGAAATCAGCTGCATTCCGTGTTATATTAATGCCGGAAtatcatgcatgttgttgtcaacACATGGTCAACACCTGTGTTGAATAGCTACGCCCGCCGCTGCGTATCGCTGACTTTCACTTCATTGTAATCGTCATTGAGTGTCAGCCATTTCGTCATTTTGACGACACAGTACACCCTAGTGAACATCAGCGCCGCCTATAGAATGCCGATAAAGTCCACAAGCTGGTGTAGCGGTGTTCTCGCCCGCCATTGGGGTACACGATGCTGAATATCGCCTGGACATTCTCCTCGATCTCCTGAGGCATGCCGCAGTCGACTTCCAGCCAGTTGTATTTTCTATGGTAACTTACCACGTATTGCCGCCTCTTTGCCGCCAAAAACCTTCACCAATCCTTCCGCCACTCGCTTCATCCGCATCGAGGGAGTAGGACAAACCAGGTCAAACAAAGATTCCATTAgatattcatcttctcatccAGATTTTCGAAATTTCTTTCGGTTTTTCCAATCGAAGTATATTTTGACATAGTGGGTTCGATTACAGACACGCCGGTCATGTTAAATGCCCTGTGTCCTTTGGTAAAACAATTCACGTGATTCCTTGTCCCGAGGGTATGCCTTCGCCAGGAAAAGCAATTGATATCCCATCCAAGTCGACAAGTGCGACGGCTCCGCTGTAGGAAAAGTAAACGTGGATACTAAAAATCTGTTTTATTCAAAGACCGGAGTACCCAGACGTTTATCATCAATTCCACTTTAACTTCGGCAAGGAGTGTCcatttcaacaacaacaacaaaatctaGTGCGTCTTGTAAACAAATCAGTTggttttgtcaatgttttaaaTTTTGAGTTAGAGCCAAAATATTGTTACCTCAGACAaagttttcaccattttctcCAAACGGCATCATCAGGTCTGATGATTTccagtagatggcagcactggaaaTCTGAAGTTCTGGCTGTTTCTTCTGGGGCCCCCGCCAAGGGTCCCTGTGTAGGTCCTGGGCTTGATAAGGCTGTCAAATACGTGGGAGAGGTGGTATGCCCCATCGTCTCTATTCATCAATGTTGTGTTCCGTCTGATTGCCAATGCTTCTCGAATCTGTCGACGTCTCAGTTTATCCTCCTTGGTAACAATATTTTGGATCTAACTCAAAATTTAAAACATTGACAATCTTAAAAAGAGATCCGATGAAGCTGTTTGTTGAAATCAGTTGGTATCAAGTTTCTACTGCAGATGGCGCAACGATACTTTTGCGACGCTTTCGTATACCAATGCGTCTCCTGCCGAAGGGCGCCATGAAGAAACAGCCATTTCAACTGGGCCGTGTAATGCCAAATCGGGCCAACCGAACTGTCAGATGATGCTTAAAaagatgaaattgaaacttgTGTATTAGATAATCGCGAATTCAGCTGTATTATGACGCATGAACATGGTTTATGTTATGAACATTGAAAAGTCCACCGAGGACCAGTCATGTTGTCATCTCTATATGTCATGCAGATTAGAACCCTACTTCTGTTGAGATGTACATAAACATTTATAAGATACACCTGTCGGAAACTTTGTTGAATttcaaggaagtgactacttggcaagcccggcttaccaaacagcgactttttcttgtcctgaatggagagccgaactcattaatattaaagtatagtctccagctcgccaaacagggtagattttttacctgtttggcaagcccggctagccgaacagggtggctttttagtgctgtttggcaagcggctctccaaacaggacaaaaaaagatgcctgttcggcgagcggcttgccaaatagacccggtctAAATTCAATAGGCCGATCAGGTGTATGGAAATGTACACACAATTCGTCCTCTTTCGACAGAGTTTTGTCTGTATACGTACAAGGTTTTTTgctaagtcgctgttctcaacctccctatccTTTCCGAACTGGCTCCTGTCTATAGTTTCCTTTTGATAAAAGTGCCATATCCCATGATATCCACGAGTTCTATGCAGACATAGCATGTAGCATGTCAGGTTTAGCAATAAattataggccgggtctatttggcaagccgctcgccgaacaggcatctttttttgtcctgtttggagagccgcttgccaaacagcactaaaaagccaccctgttcggccagccgggcttgccaaacaggtaaaaaatctaccctgtttggcgagctggagactttacttaaATATAATTGAGtttggctctccattcaggacaggaaaaagtcgctgtttggcaagccgggcttgccaagtagtcacttcctaaattaTATGAATGCATAATAAAGTAATAAACTGTTCTATCCATTGGAGACGTAGCTTGCTGCGTATAACACCGTGATGAAAACATTCATGGCGCATACTGTGTTGCGAGGATTGTCGCGGTAGAGCACGTTTTTTATGGACCGCGCTGAAGCGTTACCTCAAATTCAACTGGTTATTGTTCGGTTGATCCAAAGCACGACGAGTTGACAGGACCGCAGGAAGATGCTGTGTTGCATTTGAAATGTCCTAAGATATTGTCCGGGGACAACGGATTCTACTATGGGCTGTCAAACTCGAGATGCTCATTatagattttttggcatgtTCTACAGGAATCGTAAAAATAACAGGCATTACTGTGGGAGACTTCGGCATTTGGCCCCCGAAGTGATGTGTGTTTCCTGGTATTGCTGTTGATGGGGTCTTGGACAGCGAGACTATAGTTCAACAAGCTAATTGGGCTTAATCAACAAAACCCATCTAATTAGAGTACAGTACAATGAAGCAGGTGTAATTATGTGATTATACAAGATCTCCATGACCCGATTAAGACAGTGTTTTTGTCCCAATTACTACAACGTATTTTAATCACTATTAAATCCGTTAATTAGTAAGTAAACAATGTTTAATTAGACTTTCATTCCACAGTACGAGCGGCGCCGTGTTGGAGAGCACTGTCACAACAATAACATTATCTGAAGGCTAAGCAGTTCCTGTGCGAAAGTTCAATATCGATGTACTGTTGATACCAGGTGGCACAAAAAATGTTGTACATTTTTTACTTCGAATAACTCCTATAATATAAGCCATAGATTTATCAAACTTGGGCCACATGCAGCTTAGATCAATACCTTTGCTCCCAGTTTGTTCGACCTCATTACATGCATTAGTTACCTGTATTGCGCGATAGGCATTTACATTTGCGACAGTTTTTTGCTTATTAAGTGCGGCAATATCAAACCTAGTGGTCGAGTCTTATCGGCGTAGACGAAATATCTTTTTGACGCACATCGCAGCGATTATAGTAGCAAGTTGCTGTGACAAAAGTCGCTCGTTCGTTCTAGGGTAGACGTTTAAATGCAACATGAAATCATTTGAATATACTACATATCTCAATGTTGTTATATTCATATTCTTTTCCATACTTAAAAGACTAGAGTAACTTTGATTCGTGCACGGATtcacgaatttgaaaatgggaagTGTGTCAGAAATTGTCTGGAGGACACGGTTCGTAATTTGCCAGCGGAGGTTCATTTAGATAGGTTTCGTCATAAGTAAGACAGCACGTCATAGTGACTTTACGGATGACATCGGCCGAATGTACGACTCTGAGAAACCAGTTGGAGAAACAGCAATTTTGCATGTTAAAAACAATTATACATAAATGAAATTGCAACCGTTTAGCACTACCCGATTATTCATTTTCTGCTACGTTGTAATAACGAGCTCTAAAATAGACTTCATCAGAGGCGGCCCGCGCGCAGGACGTCCAATCGCCCATCGTCGTAAAATTTACTTTTGTCTGTGAAGTTAAATACGCAGGGATTGTCGCATACAattctttttttgtttgattATATTGAGTTATTTAACTTCATTAAAGTTTCTGCGCGAAGTTGTAAAATGGGTGTAACTTTGCTGTAGGTAGAGGAAATAGGTGAAAAGATCAAAGGTTTGGCGGTGGTTCGGGCAAACCACAACAAACGACCCGCCTGGTTAAGTATCCGTATTACCCACATGCAGGGAGGTGTCGGGGCCGTCAACCCACCGCATTTCTTGTGATTTCCACAAGACGGAAGCGTGTAATGTCAATATGACCACGCCGGTTCGTCAAGTCACAACATACGGTT comes from Lineus longissimus chromosome 15, tnLinLong1.2, whole genome shotgun sequence and encodes:
- the LOC135499612 gene encoding uncharacterized protein LOC135499612, giving the protein MDRIVRLLPGLKKSVLPDEELTKELLEKWDRLRDGKEFITMDVLADQIKKEIADNPRYKQLPQTARDSIGKYKVNAIKKRDANGDGKVSKTEFFNAEVLNKLDSILCGEGDGYDGEMSKEEVKKFIENWCDMSLEKDYEAFSKEFRPETRPAEKDLITQDVIDGLFALICPSAHERVAKVVEAVMTIFSISPAEREFQTEAFMKSSNGRQSVTRAEYMEYVRGYLKGLPFGKQTRGDLRHAVNNRMSRFHDIDRNADGTVTLGEFLGVTSYSRLLASLLDYNTDGDNVADRAELIPWVAEKLRLTEDTEDYVDAVIHEFMEEGAQELSGRALVTGLFNRAFPSDASRLKEVIQAVHKRYNLSGDDKKACADEFKALCGDKDFLDMDAYQNIAKKVVVENFEASGMPKEFWKNTVDGTVMAKVDAMKSQDRSKDGKITLTEFEFNKISDKIMNALMQQWDGGDGKLSKEELVAWIRKDLGLEGDLDLYASAVMNGMKDEKDVGVELDTWNFALRLCEVAFPADDVLVGRVIEAIKDNFALSEKEEKALLEEFKKLAGNSTTITKEVAKKQAEDELHSLYSCDMFKVLLPKRLEGIDKADVNNDGQVSADEWFRSEIFEKFFLSLHAHNSDGDCVMSRAELISWLGEKCQLTDEMYADAVIGTFLTDPSADRIKVDDLMEKLFNKALAEK